Genomic segment of Candidatus Babeliales bacterium:
GACTTGCTGGTAAAATATATGAAGAATGTGGTGGTGTCTCAAAAGATGAACTTGAATATCTTATTGATCTTGATCCAGGAGATGAGATTACAAGTGACACTGTCTACAAGGCGTTGACGTACCTTGCTAAAAAAACAGTCTTTCATTCAGTGAATTTATCTCGGTATGATCGTGGTGATGGTACGGTTGATCTAATCTGGAGATTTAATCGTGCCTGGACATTTAGGCGTTTGAAGATTTTGGGAGTAAGACGTGAGCGAGATAGTTATCGACAATATTATCTTCTTGAGCCTGGAGAACCCTTTGACGCTATTAAGCATAGACATTCCGTTGAGATTCTCCGTGATGCTCTTAAAAAAGAAGGATACTTGCAAGCTCAAGTCACACCGACATTAATTCGCGATTATCAAGCAAAGTCGCTTGATGTACATCTAAAACTCCATCGTGGCAATGTGTTTCGTATTCGACCAGTAAGAGTTGCTGTGCAACAGGGTTCATTAGCCCGTGAAGAACATGCTGAGTTGACCGCAGCAGTAGCATCTGTGGCCTATCATAACTTGCGAGATAAACGGTATACCCAAGATGTTCTGGATAAGTGTGGAAGCAAGATTAATGCTTTGCTCTTAAAACGGGGGTTTTTACAGTCATCCATATCGCTTAAGGAGGAGATTGATTTTGATACAGAGTCGGTGGGGCTTGTGGTTGAAATTGATCCTCATACCAAACGTGAGTTTGTTTTTTTTGGCAACCACTTTTTTTCTGATACACAGTTGCTTGATGAGCTTCTGCAATTTGGTCAGTCAATCTGGTTGATTCCACTTACATTATTAAAAGAAGAGATCATGCGTTCGTATCATAAGAAGGGATTTTGGAATTGTAAGGTTGAAGCATATGAAGATTATGGCACATTCTTTTTTGTCATTACCGAAGGTCCACGTGCGCGCATAACATCCATTGCTGTTCATGGTATTCAGGTATGTGATTCGTCACAGATTATAGCCAGATTTTTTACGCCACGGCTTCATGGCGTGCCCTATGATGCCACAGAGATTCAAGCATCGTTAGATGCCCTCGCGCAGTGGTACAAAACAGAAGGGTTATGGGATATGCAGGTGGTGCATCATGAGTGTCTCTGTATACATGAAGACGAATATGAAGTGTTGATTCATATTGATGAAGGTAAACGCAGATATCTGCGCTCAGTTACTATTCCTGATTATCCTGAGCTGGAATCAAAAACCCTTTTTATTTCTAATACAGATGAGCCCATGCCATTTGATGCTTTTTTAATTGCGCGACAACGGCGGTGGTTGTTGCAGTACCTCCAGGAACATGGATATTTATATTCTGATGTTTCATACGAGTTATTATCTGATGTTGCGGATTCGTGTGTCTTGGATGTTGTGTGGCATGTGATCAAACAGGTTGACAAAGTAACATTTGGTAAAACCGTCATTTCAGGAGCAAGCTCGTATGCATTTGCCAAGGTTATGCGCGAGTTAGAGTATAAACAGGGTGATACGTGGAATAAGGATGCGCTCTCTCGATCATTAACGAATCTCAGATCGTTGGGTGTATTTGAGAGCGCGCATTTGTATCCATACGATATCGGTGACCCTGAGCCTTCAAAGCCATTGTTGCTTAGATTGGTTGATGATGATCCGTTTGAAGTGCGACTTAGGGCAGGTGTCCTTGGGGTATCGAAAAATTTTAGTTATCGTGATGGTGCGACGTATGTATGTGGTGGTTCTTTTGTCTATAAAAATCCATTCGGTGATGGTGGGCGACTTCAGTTTGATGGTGATGTAACACGATTTGAGCGTCGCATTACAGGCTGGTACGAAGTTCCATGGTTCATGAATCGCCGCATTAAGACGAGACTTAAAGGGTACTCAAATAAGTATGAACAGCCATTATTTATCGGTAGCAAAGATACGTTATACACGGTTGGACAGCATGGTGTTTTGTGGAACGCCTGTGTATCGCGAAATACAATGACAGGCGCACTAACCGCTGGCACAGAATGGATGAGAACCAATGAGCTCAATACGCAGGTAGCTGAAGCGATTGATTTTGAGCCAGATCTTATTGATATTATGGTTCCTTATCTTTTTATAGAGCCATCACTTGTGATGGATGCGCTTGATAACACGCTTAATCCTAAGCGAGGTTCATTTACTGTTATTTCATTGAAAGCGATGTTTCCCGTTCGTGATGATGTATCATATTTTGTGCGTATGTTACTAGAGCAATCGTTTTTTAGGTCGATTGGGCCGATCGTTGCGGGTATGCGTATTCGTATGGGACATATCTTTAATCAGGTTTTTTCTCAGATTATGCCCACCGAACGTTTTTATTTGGGGGGGGCATATTCATTGCGAGGGTATCAACCTGATTTTGCACCACCACTTGGTACGTACTGCCGAGATGGGCAGGTTGAGTTTGCGCCGCAGGGTGGTAAATCAATGCTCAACATCAATGCAGAATTGAGGTTTCCAGTTTACGGTAATATTGGAGGCACTGTGTTTCAAGATGCAGGGGTGCTTGTGGGGGATTCGCTTGAGCATGCTCACGATGAGGCCGTGGCCGCTACCGGTATTGGCATTCGTTATGATACGCCCATTGGACCATTCAGACTCGATGTTGGATTGAGGTGGCGTTCCAAGGTAGAGGACCTTTTTAAGGTTGCAGAGCGTGATGTCGCTCGAACCACATGGTTCTTCACGTTGGGTAACGCATTTTAACTGTATA
This window contains:
- a CDS encoding BamA/TamA family outer membrane protein gives rise to the protein MLRFVHAIVSLYICCLCLGVYAHQSSATFVFQDLESARTTITALFPVPVRLAGKIYEECGGVSKDELEYLIDLDPGDEITSDTVYKALTYLAKKTVFHSVNLSRYDRGDGTVDLIWRFNRAWTFRRLKILGVRRERDSYRQYYLLEPGEPFDAIKHRHSVEILRDALKKEGYLQAQVTPTLIRDYQAKSLDVHLKLHRGNVFRIRPVRVAVQQGSLAREEHAELTAAVASVAYHNLRDKRYTQDVLDKCGSKINALLLKRGFLQSSISLKEEIDFDTESVGLVVEIDPHTKREFVFFGNHFFSDTQLLDELLQFGQSIWLIPLTLLKEEIMRSYHKKGFWNCKVEAYEDYGTFFFVITEGPRARITSIAVHGIQVCDSSQIIARFFTPRLHGVPYDATEIQASLDALAQWYKTEGLWDMQVVHHECLCIHEDEYEVLIHIDEGKRRYLRSVTIPDYPELESKTLFISNTDEPMPFDAFLIARQRRWLLQYLQEHGYLYSDVSYELLSDVADSCVLDVVWHVIKQVDKVTFGKTVISGASSYAFAKVMRELEYKQGDTWNKDALSRSLTNLRSLGVFESAHLYPYDIGDPEPSKPLLLRLVDDDPFEVRLRAGVLGVSKNFSYRDGATYVCGGSFVYKNPFGDGGRLQFDGDVTRFERRITGWYEVPWFMNRRIKTRLKGYSNKYEQPLFIGSKDTLYTVGQHGVLWNACVSRNTMTGALTAGTEWMRTNELNTQVAEAIDFEPDLIDIMVPYLFIEPSLVMDALDNTLNPKRGSFTVISLKAMFPVRDDVSYFVRMLLEQSFFRSIGPIVAGMRIRMGHIFNQVFSQIMPTERFYLGGAYSLRGYQPDFAPPLGTYCRDGQVEFAPQGGKSMLNINAELRFPVYGNIGGTVFQDAGVLVGDSLEHAHDEAVAATGIGIRYDTPIGPFRLDVGLRWRSKVEDLFKVAERDVARTTWFFTLGNAF